A stretch of the Rosa rugosa chromosome 5, drRosRugo1.1, whole genome shotgun sequence genome encodes the following:
- the LOC133712502 gene encoding uncharacterized protein LOC133712502, translating into MAKRFYNEIKGLKVTEVPNHVKPMLSLDYVKKTLQKGLDNYNAKYIQTSSIDPLLHVCFGGMIFSYLVALPEERRHLEHAQHAKEHGGH; encoded by the coding sequence ATGGCAAAGAGGTTCTACAACGAGATCAAGGGGCTGAAGGTGACGGAGGTGCCTAACCACGTGAAGCCGATGCTGTCCCTCGATTACGTGAAGAAGACATTGCAGAAGGGCTTGGACAACTACAACGCCAAGTACATCCAGACCAGCTCCATCGATCCTCTTCTCCATGTCTGCTTCGGCGGCATGATCTTCTCTTACCTCGTCGCTCTTCCCGAGGAGCGTCGCCACCTCGAGCACGCCCAGCACGCCAAGGAACACGGCGGCCATTAA